The genomic window taattattttacatgcatgcaaaaaccggcaggtttgacgctcgtctatttactttatagattaaaaagagaaaaaaagggaaggacctgtagtcgtattttatactttatttaattttccttgaattgtcaaacgtttttatttttgattgtataggaagaagatgtgtggggaattccattctagtgcccaagaatgtagtacacattttcgatcgttttaactttttttttttttggcaaaacatgttcctcaatttccaaatttccttaattttttggtattcaaatcgattcttaacaattttgcgcacaggtgggatttctttaattattttttccctaaaCCTGAGGATATTTCCTATCTGAGATCACTGTCAATAGGCGAGATTCCGGAAATCAttaattacctttttttctaattaaaaagaaaatcacataaggccactaagagctcgaaatgaaaatctgaaaaaaatagagaCGGTTTTTTGTATTCGAAgccattaacgtaaaaaatccgtttaacgaccatcctaatagatatacattgtaCGTTGGGCATTTCAcgtcaaatttgcaacccatgtacctcaccctCTTCGCTTTTGATAATTGTTTGGTATGATGTTGCAACCACGGTTTCAATCGACTTAAAACagtgtcggaatttttttcagatttctttagccaccactgaaatagaaaaaaattgaaaaaccaattccgaaaacgcttctttcaaaattctgaaaaaattcacactgattttataattaaaaatatgattcttAAGCACGAGACGATAATGGGATCTCTACATTTACTATAGTTTTCgcaagtttttagttttcttggatctttgaataacttgaaaaaaaagaatgaaatggtATGAACTATATTCAGGCCTTCTGGCATTCCTCtagatttcagaaaaattgaaatccattagtaatagagaaatttatgaccgaataaataaatagaaactcCAATTCcggcatgagaaaaaaaaacttgctagAAAAGTAGTAAATGTTGAGATCCCGTTATCGTGTTGTGCTTaagaatcatatttttaattataaaatcagtgtgaattttttcagaattttgaaagaagcgttttcggaattggtttttcaatttttttctatttcagtggtggctaaagaaatctgaaaaaaattccgacactGTTTTAAGTCGATTGAAACCGTGGTTGCAACATCATACCAAACAATTATCAAAAGCGAAGagggtgaggtacatgggttgcaaatttgacgTGAAATGCCCAACGtacaatgtatatctattaggatggtcgttaaacggattttttacgttaatggcTTCGAATACAAAAAACCGtctctatttttttcagattttcatttcgagctcttagtggccttatgtgattttctttttaattagaaaaaaaggtaattaaTGATTTCCGGAATCTCGCCTATTGACAGTGATCTCAGATAGGAAATATCCTCAGGtttagggaaaaaataattaaagaaatcccacctgtgcgcaaaattgttaagaatcgatttgaataccaaaaaattaaggaaatttggaaattgaggaacatgttttgccaaaaaaaaaaaaagttaaaacgatcgaaaatgtgtactacattcttgggcactagaatggaattccccacacatcttcttcctatacaatcaaaaataaaaacgtttgacaattcaaggaaaattaaataaagtataaaatacgactacaggtccttccctttttttctctttttaatctataaagtaaatagacgagcgtcaaacctgccggtttttgcatgcatgtaaaataattatgtaattcacttaccatCTTGATACCTCGAGAGATGCTGGCATTAAACTGAACACTGTGAAGCCTCTTAACTGGCTGCCAATatcagaaaaggagaggggtccatacattgttgctactgaaataattttgtcgttccgatctcgcatctctcaaaattcttaagaaatactcgtcaagactgatataaaatgggcgttttttttttaataaggaaaagttttgacagtaatggaaaatagagattactaaaaacaaatgtattgttttttaataacaccggcccaattaaattttaaaaggcttatggttgaataaacttcagatttgggtttagcggaccaaaatgcataaaaatcatacttggtctatagttccacaaatttttttcttaccaaaactgctaatttttggctatttttatggttttttgcaatttactcaaaattttgagggtgtacgggcaaaactgacttcagattcggattcagtgcgtcaaaatacataaagataggtaggtccggtcaaaagtacagaccactttttttttatttttgtggaccggtgttattaaaaaacaatacatttgtttttagtaatctctatttttcattactgtcaaaacttttccttattaaaaaagaggcgccaaaaacggGGAATAAATCGATTCACactcggaattttattgtttcaattatttgttctcttctggattacccccactacaaaaagggtgggttcagtaaaacaaaaagcaaaaggaaagaaggaaaaaatcgaccggctctggaaattttctttctttcatttgttttttctctccgaaaatacaaaaacaaaagccgggattgaatttaaaaaaaaaaaaaaataaaaagagtgaactgcgatcgaacccgtgtcccgcatcactccatcctcatttttttttttttttttttttgagaaggaaaccatatttatttagatgaacaataaatgtacaatatttacaatgttgtacttgtaattatcttagtttatgtaactccggcttaaattttaagctcaatctaacattttgttttacattaagtggttaacttattttttagtgttttgtttaagacttgaatacagtattatagcaaaggcagcagtaattaacttaaatacaggaaaacttcgcgcaaaaacctgtgattgaaaattcatcctcatgtggtatccactcagcCACACCACAGCTACGTCTGTGAGCGCGCGTTTGCTCGGTATGTTTATGGAGCTTGcttggaattcgctgatgcttctctggaagattcagttcgagaaaaaaaaaatttcccccaaccacttgcccattgcacattttgcataaatgtcatcgagctggcttcgtatatttttccatagactgcgtgcacaaatattcgagaataccaggcgtcacatattttcatatcaataaaaaaataatatatattaaaaaaaaaaaaaaaaagtatgcgGACTGGGAATAGTTAACTAAtttggttcagcgtccgctaattgattccaagatttatcaaatctggagatacttttattcgctgacattcataactgaaacaaaaaaaatcccaattcttgcattcctggaaacatctgtgcgagcggggacaaggatgcgattggcaaccactTGCTCGAGCAGCCGagtgtatctatatatacacgattgtgggccaccttcggtgcatggccgctcgatgtcaggtcggaaatgggccaccttcggtgcgtggccgcctaggtgtcacgtcgacgctccaacttagctggtatcacgaaaagccgagcgttggagatctccctactcatctctgtcTTGACCTTCCTAATCTAGGGACCTTGGTTCCATTCAAGGTCCCTAGATTAGGAAGGTCACGCGTGTTCCAGTTTTTCTCACTATAACGTGGGCAAAAATGTTCTATGCGCGTTCGcccaaaaaatatcaaacttacaTTACCGCATTAACCAGTTTTGACCACGGTCTTACAGCAGAGAGCTTATAGACAGGTCTGGGCACTCCGGCTGCAAAACCGTGCTCGAAAATGAAGCCGATGTTGTGAATTTTCGCCAATAGCGCTAGTGAGGGAGAGGCCTACAGTAGGCATACACCGGCCTCGGAGATTGCAGCGCTCCGATGTTCGATGCACAAATTGAGAAACACAGGCTTCAAGACGGTCACGCTGCGTTATATAAGAAGGGGCTTGGAGTGCCCAGACCTGTCTATAAGACCGTGGTATTGACCAATcttgctcaattttttaagGTTAAGCATTAACGAGTTGCGTCTTTAGTGTCCTGACCACGGTCTTATGTACAGGTCTGGAAACTTCATTGGAGTGGGTAGGTCGCTTATTGAAGCAATTTTTGTGTGCACTAGTCGCCACTAGGTTCGTTGCGATCTTATCAACAGCGGCAGCGGGGACGGGGGGTCCAGACAAGCCGTGGTATTCGCCACGTAttcgcatatatgtatatgggtaTTCGCTACTCACGCTCACTCATCGTATTTATTGAGGTTATTGTTATTCTGGTAACTAAACCGCAGCGACAACTTTTCCACCACGTTAGTGAACTGTGATGCGATGTATACCTTAAAACTCACGAGTGACAACAAACCCATAACCTCACTACAAATCAGAACAAAGCAATATAGtattttacttgaaaaacAACGTTCAATTTGATAATGGTGTACTTAAAACTCAAGGTATGAAAGATTTCGTCAACAAATTCCAAAAATGCTTTATCTTATATACTAATTTGTTGTATTAATAAGTGTTTCGAGGAAAAAAACTACTGTATGTGACGTGCGCCATTTTCTTGTCCCCACTTTTCTGCACCTTTACACTATTGCGTTCGCGCTATCTTATAAGCTACACTCGAGAAGCCGACGTACACTCCCCCGCAATCCCTAGTACACTACCCTAGTTCTTTTTACACTCACGAGTGTAGAGTGTAGCTAACACGAACAAACCTAATGTTTACACCGTGTCATATTGTGCTCTAAATGGAAAGCATCCATTGTCATACGAAACTTTTGGCGCATTCtcactaatttttttgcccACGAGTGACTTGACCTTCCTAATCTAGGGACCTTGAATGCAACATATGATATCAGCGCTGCGGGTGGTGCTATCGGTACTACAAACTTTCAATCAGAATGTAGTCCACCTTTGCCTTCGGAAAGAGTACTGAGTTATGtctacttcttcttttttagcCACGTGAACATAACTATTAGACGTATCGTAGTTGTAATACCGAGGTTTGGATTTAATAGATTGTAATTCGAATCATAAATGTTGAAAAGCTTAATTCTTTATTCAGTTATACTAGAATTAACGGACTTATCACATGATTCATATCCGCTAAATCTAACACTTCACACTGGATTATAAAATGCTAAATCAAAACAGTCAACCTATTTGGAATTCTGTAGATAAATACATTGAACCATTGTTGAAACGCGTTTTAGAAACGCAAAGAATTGGTAAGAAATTAGTTACAACTCAGTCAAAACGTGAAACTATATTCTTATTTGTGccttctaaaattttttttaaacctgcAGGTGTGTCATGTGGCAAAGTTGAAGTAAATAATATCACATCTAGCTGTGGAAAGGACCGAGGTGATCGTTTCTACCTTTCCATACCCTACGCTGGAAAGACACTTATTTGGAACGTGTTGTTCAATTCACTGTGCCCAGAGCTAAGCCCAGATTTCTTATTCGATGATGACAGTTTTCTTGCTGACCCAGACGTGACTACCATTTTAACTCATGTCCCAAGCCTAGCCAGTTGGGATGTGACAAATGACGATGCCTTGCTCATGGTGATCGTTCAACTTCTTTCATATTATAAAGAACATCAggttaataattcatttacatGATACAATAGCAAAGCACAAAGTTAGCTACAAAACGTACtgacaataattaaaataagcCAAGGAAGCCTATTAGTTCAAATTCTGGCTGTTATTGGGAAAaagtaatatatttattactttGGAGGTGTAAGACTGTATCATACTATCgtatgtgaaaaaagttttctcgtTTTGGCGGACAGTTTTGGATTTTAGCTCACTATTATAATGTGGATGTAAATACCTAGTTTTgatgtatcatttttttaaatttctattatgatgaaacaatttttttttctattacatTTTAGTTTTAGCAATTCTTCTAGTTGGCTATCTTCTTGTAAgaatatgtgaaaattttagcAATTCCACAACTCCTAAACTCTACTGTAGTagaaatcaatatttttttactggtAATTCTCATAATCTGGAGACATCAAAGCAAAAAGAACTGTCATAAATGCAAACtacaatatttatgaaaacgttttgaaaattgtcagcaatattttacaatattcttATTCTGGCAAATATCATGCAAAGTACCATCAACTTTGAGTATGATAGTCAAAAacagctttttatttttacacatttcTGGACAGGGTGGTGACAGACTGGGAAAACTGAGAACAGTCAAGGAATTTTGTCTGttgggaaaagtcagggaattatAATGGATCATAGGGAAAAATGtactttttttccaaatcgttttcaaacttcactTAGCTCTGCTTCGTAAATTCAGTTAAgctaacttttgaaaatagtaTTGTTTAATTTCTACTTATTTGTGTCAAACGAAGCAATACGATGTATTTATTAGATccaaatttatatattcaagGTGCACAACTTCTGGAGCTTTTGGTCATAAAAGCTGCCCAACATTACCTAAGTTTCGTAGGAAAAAGTCAGcgaattctgaattttttgacaggaaaagtcagggaagtCAGGGAAGAAGAATTTTATGTCAGTAAAATTGTCGCCACCCTGCTGGACCAATATTCTATATATCGAGAAAGACAATGCGGTCTGTACTTTCATAATACCTTAATTTCAATCTGATTCTACTTAGGAAGCAAAATCTTATGAATTCTAACTTGATACCAATGAGGGTCGTTAAAGTCTAATTCCTGTTTTTCACTTGTACTTTAAGGACAGATATTAATCAACTCATAACTGGAGTCTGCTAATACCTAGGGTTCATCCCTAAAAATtcgcgaaatttttataaatttgcagacaattttttttggtatGCATTGCAAAAACTCACAAATCTAAAGAAATTCActtttataatttgaaaatttcccgaatgtaataaatataagTTATGCAAAATTATATGAGATGTTCTAGTTTTTCCACGAcaatcttttttcaaaattatattgatATCAATActagttataaaaaatgtcattgtTATTCTATTAACAGATCAACCTTCTTGAAAAACAAGGAGAACGGTTGAAGTTCGAGTACAGCACTCTAGTTAATGAGACTGAAATATGTCCCGAAGACATGGAAGTAATATCATTGCCAACAGGTGTGAGGCCTGTAGAAACTCGATTTTTAATACGTATGGCaatggatttttcaaaattaccagAACGCATTTCTCATCCTCAAGACGATGAAGCTATGCTGCTTGTAACCTTCAATGGGCCAGATTATGACCATATAACACCAGAACTATATCTTTCTAAGAGTTTGGAAGATGCTTTTGGAGGCCCTGCAGCTCTTCATATACCACCGTTCCAGTCATCAAAATACTTGATGGATTATGTACCGGAAGTGAAAggatatataaatgaaaaagtaagCTTCTGTCTTGTATCGATATTAACATAAATACGAACACTTCATCATCTGCTAGTTAACTATCTGAAACAATAATCTCAGTCTTTGAACctaaattttgcaaatgaGATAAGTTTCAGACCTTTGAAATTGAGTGGTCTTCGGTTATACTGTTGAGCTTATCACACATTATCTCAGTTTTCAGGcgagtataaaaatgtatgcaaGTTCCCAAACAAAGTGTTCATTCTTTGATATGATCATTTAAAGAAAGTcacattaataatatataccaTGTAAAAATCGCCTCAAAATGGGTATAATTTATCACTGAAACTGTAAGATTTTTAGGGTCAGATAAAAACCACCTACCATTAAATCTTTTCACCTATTGATATCAGATACATTGCATGAAGGCAGATCTCAGTATACTGCAACTGATGAAATTCGGACATACATTTAAAAAACCATGAGTAATAAAGGTCTGAGATGTACAGATTTTCAGTTCTTAGTATGTATTACGCAGATAAGGAATACGATCTGTCTTTCAGTATTTACCAAAAATCGTTGGAAATAccgaaatataattatattcccTACATTTCAAAATAGGGGTGTGCAAATAAcattcgaattatcaaataattcagatattagaattattttagtaattcaaataattcgaataatTTCCGTAATTTAGATAGTTTGATTTACTCAAATTATTCGCTataactttcaaattttccgtGTGTTATTTCCTGATTTAAGAATAccgacttattgttagttgaaTAAAAGTTGTgaacattgaaattatttctgaCAGGAAATTGCATGTAATATGTAATGTAAAATTAGAGTTGATTGTCAGTTCTGCCTGAATGGTTCTAAAAATTGGAATTGTCCGAACTCGAAGCAAATTATTCCATTTGAATCACATTACTCGTGATTTCGAACTATTCATACACTCCTATTTTAAAAGTCTACAATATAATTACTCACTCCTAACAAATCATGTGGTTTCTTTCTACAGATCAATTTACTAGCAATTTGCTTTGAGAAGAGGAAGAGTTTCATAGCAGCACTGCTTCTGTTAAAGCGTGGTAGCATCATAGAGTACGATGCTGTGGAAGCCAGTAATGTGACATTGCTGGTTGAACACCGAGACTTTTATTGCATGATTCATTTCAAATTGCCAACAACATTTCCAAAACAACCGCCACAAATCACTTTGCGGTCTATATATCACATGACTTCATTAGGGACACTCTTCAGTCAAAATGTAGAAGATCTTCCATACAGTCCTCGATGGGTGCCATTTGAGATGGTTACAAAAGCACTAAATCATATTGCAGAAAAggaaattcataaatttcagaCCAACTCTGTAAAGAATAGTCACTTCTGAATCAGTAAATATCAAAGTCAGATACACAATACCTGTTATTTGGTGATAGCCCAATATACCGTTTGCTGAACAGTAACACACTTttgatgtattattataaataagtctattttcaaaaaggtcatataaattgtataataacTGCTTTAAAAtactaaattaaaaaaacatttcattaGTCTTACTTTATCATCCGTGATGCGTCAGTTGAATCAATGTGATTAATCAGTAAATGAGGTCAAATACCATGTCTATTAAGTTAGGATTGGGACATGTACTGCACCATTCCTCTAATATTCGAGAATTGTGATCTAAAGGGATCACaaaaatatgatttaaaaTACAGCAAATTCTACGAAAGAATGCATACTGACTTCGAATTTACATATTCACAAATTGCATTAGTTACATTTCTATTGTCAGTTCTTGTAAAAGGTGGGTTTAAATTTCTAAGTAAACTCTGTAGTGACTTGGAGCAGCAGAGTTTTGGAATGAAATCCTTCAGAATTCGTGTTCAACTTTTTTATTCTGTGTCAAAAAATgtacgttatttttttcaaacggatAAAGTGTTTCGTTTGGAAGCAAAACTTTTTTTGGCTCCCACCTGAAAAATtactttagaaaaaaaattgatatttcttGCAAAATGATACGtcttaaattcaattttcaaatatcttgatcgaaatttgaattttccctatttaaataatattaaaaatgttaCCATTCGTAATCAGCTACGTTCAAAGACTAATACTTCATTCCGTGGACCTTAATTTTAGAGAATTGGTTTGGCTACGAATttatcaattaaatttttgctaTAAACTCAATAGCTTAGTCACTAACGACTTCTAAAGGTAAATTGTTAAATACAATTGACAGTGGTTTATGCATACTTTTTGAATCGTTTGGGCTACAGAATTCGGTCGCGGACTTTTGTTAAttctccaaaaaaaaaaatacttataGTATCAAATCTGTGTCATTAAATGCGGCTGAGTGGTGCCAGAAAATGATATCTTCCCGATTTGGTTtaagaagtaaaaatttattttactttctaTTGCAAGTTTTTTAGTTTGGAGcaagaaaaaatgttgcatCCAATTGGAACAACTTATTGCTCATAAAATCAGACCTTTATACAATGACAACACTTCTGTTAAGTCGAATGTCGTTATGTTCCACAGACAcatgaatataaattaatcTAACTGGACGACAGGCTCTGCAAAGATGAGGATAAAATAGAATATTGTGTTACAATAGGCTAAGAGCTGGTGGCCATTTTAGTTATGTCATttgataaacaaaattttccatcttaTCGTACTCTCTTAAAGACACCCCAACCTTCATTTCTAGCTATATGAAGCAACAATGTCCCAAagctgaaacttttttaatatGGAGTATTTTTTACATAGGattcaattataaaaaaaataaaaaatctatttggttgtattttttacgaaaaaaaaattctttcttttctccaaaacgtttgtttttttttctcgatatcAACGGCACACGAATTTTCCATTCtgtatttatcatttttattcatatgatAGTAGGTTATTATGAGTACCCTCCATGCATATACTATACATACTTCCGAACGACTTACTATATTTATAGTCAATGATTTCGCAAAAAGTCGAACTTTGCTGTGAAATTCACATGATGCTCATGTGGATATTGCCTGTGTATAAGACATGCTATTCAGATATAGTAGATCATTTTTCCCCTTTGAAAATCACCAGTATCAGACATTCAAAACATGACATTGAAGCATCGTTTATGCCTCTGTGGTCACACCGGAATAGTCGTGTATTGTATTCATTCGCGTTTACTATACTTCGTTTACCCGTATTACACCATCAGTCATAAAAATGCTGGCAAAAAGAAAGCAGTGttcgtatttcgaaaatttagtGTGTAAGAGATGGAGGAGTAATAATTGTACCACTCAAATGAGATCCGAGCCCACATGTGAAACAAGCACAAACGTTTTGGAGATTGATAAAGAACTACAACTCAACCAGCCGCTTCCGAATATTCAtgttgccaaaaaaaaattcgaaatcagTAATAATGATCAGCAGTATATGATCATTGACGTATCAGTACTAGAAGATATTTTGAGTGGAACAGTTTGTAGTGTGtgttttacgaaaaatatgGAGATCCACATACCGGATGTCAATTGTGGCTTTGCGtataaaacagaaataaatatggattcgACAATATCGTCAACATGGTCTTCAGATGGTGTGACTGAACCTGGATCTAAGTGCAAAACTTTTGTCATAAGCTCACGTCTTACTGCAATAATTCTGCGCATCGGTAAAGGTTAAGCCAGTATTGTAACATGCGCGATGGTAATAAGTATGAATCCATTTTGGAATAGAGCATTTGATGGGTACACGAAGGCTTTGAATGCTTCAATTAATAAAAGAATTGAGTAAACGCTACATGAGACTTATTTAATAGTAAAAAGGCGTACATAAATCTCTCAACCGACAGTATTAGTACCTGGTTTACTCGTGGCCATACGTCAAAATATGTCGTGAAATACGTGATTGATGCAATCACCGGATATGCAATCGATTTTACAAGCATGTCAAAGTATTGCTACAGCTGTTTACAAACAAAACGACTTGGGCGAAGACATTCCAGAATAGGATCGGTGAATTGTAAGATCACAAAGCAGAATGTGTAATGAATTGCTCGTGGTCTTCAGGAGCAATGGAAATGACCCTGGCAGCGGAACTGTGGCAACGTCCTCAACAATATGGTCTATGATATACTGGAATGCTGTCAGACGGTAATTCTAAAGCGTTTTATCATTTAAACCAATTACAAGTATATGGCCCAGAAATCGTAATAGTCCAGGAAACGGGTAGAAAAAAGGGCAGTTTTATGTCACGGCGTGCAGAAAGGATGAGACCTGCGGATTCTGGTAATTCTACTAGGTAACTAGGATTCTGGTAATTCTACTAGGATCTCCTAAACTAttaattatacagaaaaaaagttcaataaCTTTTTGTAGGTCTTAGACGGACGAACAATTtcgtt from Neodiprion lecontei isolate iyNeoLeco1 chromosome 1, iyNeoLeco1.1, whole genome shotgun sequence includes these protein-coding regions:
- the LOC107217653 gene encoding BRISC and BRCA1-A complex member 2 isoform X1 — its product is MLNQNSQPIWNSVDKYIEPLLKRVLETQRIGVSCGKVEVNNITSSCGKDRGDRFYLSIPYAGKTLIWNVLFNSLCPELSPDFLFDDDSFLADPDVTTILTHVPSLASWDVTNDDALLMVIVQLLSYYKEHQINLLEKQGERLKFEYSTLVNETEICPEDMEVISLPTGVRPVETRFLIRMAMDFSKLPERISHPQDDEAMLLVTFNGPDYDHITPELYLSKSLEDAFGGPAALHIPPFQSSKYLMDYVPEVKGYINEKINLLAICFEKRKSFIAALLLLKRGSIIEYDAVEASNVTLLVEHRDFYCMIHFKLPTTFPKQPPQITLRSIYHMTSLGTLFSQNVEDLPYSPRWVPFEMVTKALNHIAEKEIHKFQTNSVKNSHF
- the LOC107217653 gene encoding BRISC and BRCA1-A complex member 2 isoform X2; this encodes MLNQNSQPIWNSVDKYIEPLLKRVLETQRIGVSCGKVEVNNITSSCGKDRGDRFYLSIPYAGKTLIWNVLFNSLCPELSPDFLFDDDSFLADPDVTTILTHVPSLASWDVTNDDALLMINLLEKQGERLKFEYSTLVNETEICPEDMEVISLPTGVRPVETRFLIRMAMDFSKLPERISHPQDDEAMLLVTFNGPDYDHITPELYLSKSLEDAFGGPAALHIPPFQSSKYLMDYVPEVKGYINEKINLLAICFEKRKSFIAALLLLKRGSIIEYDAVEASNVTLLVEHRDFYCMIHFKLPTTFPKQPPQITLRSIYHMTSLGTLFSQNVEDLPYSPRWVPFEMVTKALNHIAEKEIHKFQTNSVKNSHF